A window of Pirellula sp. SH-Sr6A contains these coding sequences:
- a CDS encoding AAA family ATPase — MTHEDSARADLERLQKAREQILDQLSRTIVGQTDVVEQLLISIFARGHCLLEGVPGLAKTLMISSLAQTMNLSFSRIQFTPDLMPADITGTEIIEENKSTGARERRFMEGPLFANVVLADEINRTPPKTQAALLEAMQERQITVGRIRHQLSDPFFVLATQNPIEQEGTYPLPEAQQDRFMFKVHVSYPSFADEFEVARRTTGRTKSTIESVLSGEEILALQEFIRGIEVSENVIRYALAIVRQTRVGQDGVPDFVREQVAWGAGPRAVQFLILGAKARAAMLGRSYVDTADIQFCAKPVLRHRMVVNFAAESDGITSDAVIDKIISVTPTAQDELLRDARFQRILAS; from the coding sequence ATGACCCATGAAGATTCCGCTCGCGCGGACTTGGAAAGACTGCAAAAGGCCCGTGAGCAGATTCTTGACCAACTCTCTCGCACGATCGTTGGACAGACGGATGTCGTCGAACAATTGCTGATTAGCATCTTCGCCCGAGGGCATTGTCTGCTAGAGGGGGTACCTGGTCTGGCGAAGACGTTGATGATCAGTTCGCTCGCTCAGACGATGAATTTGTCGTTTAGTCGAATCCAGTTCACCCCGGACTTGATGCCAGCCGACATCACTGGGACTGAGATCATCGAGGAAAATAAATCGACCGGGGCGCGCGAACGTCGTTTCATGGAAGGGCCCCTATTCGCGAATGTCGTTCTAGCCGACGAAATCAATCGAACGCCACCGAAAACGCAGGCAGCTTTGTTGGAAGCCATGCAGGAGCGTCAGATCACGGTGGGTCGGATTCGGCACCAACTGTCCGATCCCTTTTTTGTGCTCGCCACACAGAACCCCATCGAGCAAGAGGGGACGTATCCCTTGCCCGAAGCCCAGCAAGACCGGTTTATGTTCAAGGTGCATGTTTCCTACCCATCCTTCGCTGACGAGTTCGAAGTAGCGCGGCGCACCACGGGCAGGACCAAATCGACCATCGAATCGGTTCTGTCGGGAGAAGAGATCCTCGCGCTCCAGGAATTCATTCGGGGCATCGAAGTAAGCGAAAACGTGATTCGCTACGCGCTCGCGATTGTTCGGCAAACGCGGGTCGGACAGGATGGCGTTCCCGACTTTGTCCGGGAGCAAGTGGCTTGGGGAGCTGGCCCTCGTGCCGTTCAATTCTTGATCTTGGGTGCGAAAGCTCGAGCGGCCATGTTGGGTCGATCGTACGTCGACACGGCCGACATCCAGTTCTGTGCAAAGCCTGTGTTGCGTCACCGCATGGTGGTGAACTTTGCTGCGGAAAGCGACGGGATCACCAGCGATGCGGTGATCGACAAAATTATTTCTGTTACGCCCACGGCTCAAGACGAATTGCTGCGAGATGCCCGATTCCAAAGAATACTTGCATCCTGA
- the trxA gene encoding thioredoxin, which produces MSTAKTVTGFNFQDEVVASATPVIVDFYADWCAPCRMLGPVLDKVATAFEGKVKVVKINVDQDPELAMRYRVSSIPKLVFIHQGHVVGQTEGVLTERQLTGVADQMVAL; this is translated from the coding sequence ATGTCTACAGCCAAAACAGTAACGGGTTTTAATTTTCAAGACGAAGTCGTCGCATCGGCGACCCCTGTCATTGTCGATTTCTACGCGGATTGGTGCGCGCCATGCAGGATGCTCGGTCCCGTGCTGGACAAAGTTGCGACTGCGTTTGAAGGCAAAGTAAAAGTGGTCAAGATCAACGTGGACCAAGACCCCGAATTGGCTATGCGATACCGCGTCTCCTCCATTCCGAAACTGGTATTCATTCACCAGGGCCATGTCGTTGGGCAAACCGAAGGGGTCCTCACTGAGCGGCAATTGACTGGGGTCGCGGACCAAATGGTCGCGTTGTAA
- a CDS encoding DUF58 domain-containing protein yields MPDSKEYLHPEAIRRIHSMELRARNIVEGFLSGMHRSPYFGQSVEFVQHRQYAPGDDLRHIDWKVFGRQDRLYIKQYEEDTNLRCTLLVDASKSMQYGRGALNKFDYGATIAACLAYLTLRQQDSVGLSVFDEKVRTKLPWRSSRTHLQSIFKALQQVAPKDKTNLTGVFREINDTYPKRSLMILITDFLGAEQDALKGLAQLRKAGHDILVFHVMDDDELDFPFNDPTRFEGMESMDHLTCNPRALRDGYMEALQRFLDRIRHACASYQVDYQLIRTSKHIDAALTAYLSSRMAHMRKR; encoded by the coding sequence ATGCCCGATTCCAAAGAATACTTGCATCCTGAAGCAATCCGACGCATCCACTCGATGGAGCTCCGAGCCCGAAACATCGTGGAGGGCTTTCTGTCGGGTATGCATCGCAGTCCGTACTTCGGTCAATCGGTCGAGTTCGTTCAGCACCGGCAATACGCACCGGGCGACGATCTTCGACATATCGACTGGAAGGTGTTCGGGCGGCAGGATCGTCTCTACATCAAACAATACGAAGAGGACACCAACCTTCGGTGCACTCTCCTAGTGGATGCTTCGAAGAGCATGCAATATGGTCGCGGTGCGCTGAATAAGTTCGATTACGGGGCCACCATCGCGGCATGCCTCGCCTATCTCACGCTTCGTCAACAAGATTCGGTTGGACTTTCCGTTTTCGATGAAAAGGTCCGAACAAAATTACCTTGGCGATCGAGCCGAACACACCTTCAAAGCATCTTCAAAGCATTACAGCAGGTTGCGCCGAAAGACAAAACCAATTTGACAGGAGTGTTTCGCGAGATCAACGACACATATCCCAAGCGATCCCTCATGATTTTGATCACCGATTTCCTCGGTGCAGAGCAGGATGCCCTCAAAGGGTTAGCGCAGCTTCGAAAAGCCGGACACGACATTCTGGTTTTTCATGTTATGGACGATGACGAGCTCGATTTCCCATTCAATGACCCGACCCGATTTGAAGGGATGGAATCGATGGATCATTTGACATGCAACCCGCGCGCCCTCCGCGATGGTTATATGGAAGCGTTGCAGCGTTTCTTGGATCGAATTCGCCACGCTTGTGCCAGCTACCAAGTCGATTATCAGTTGATTCGAACCAGCAAGCATATCGATGCGGCATTGACGGCTTACCTTTCGTCTCGCATGGCACACATGAGGAAGAGGTAG
- a CDS encoding ABC transporter permease, with amino-acid sequence MRIKSLPRNWYGDSMRYLDRMLWYDLKRLWRQELAIAILVACGTAIFIMATSSTLSVETSQKRYYTAYRFADLFAGLTRAPMSMKDRIEEIPGVATAQCRIEHASLIDMQSMVEPVSCRLVSIDRDAASDLNGICLRMGRLPAPEQEKEVVASELFATAHGLLPGDSIDVTMDGRRDTLRIVGIGMSPEYVYAVQPGLLLSDNRRFGILWMSRKAMEGAFNMEGAFNSIAIRLEAFASEKQVVFELDRLLKPFGSWGAYTREDQSSHRRLSDEMHQMRAMAYVPPSIFLAVSSFLVNLVLSRLVHQQKDQIAALRAFGFTQWELAVHYAKLMLVPVLVGCSIGSIVGIRTSWWMVDIYAIFFRFPVMEYRIAYTEALLAILVSVLAAILGGANAIRTVVKLQPAEAMRPDTPKAYGKLFVDRMGLGWSMSTMTRMILRRLTGNPGTTALSVLGIAMGVAVLVLGSFMRDTIEFVLEVQFGRSQRQDVMLTFNDTLSADSIYDVSHLPGVHQVEPFRSVAVKVRNGTAQHRLSLMGLEPEPFLYRVLDADNRPVSFPPNGGVTITEKLAEILHVQRGESVDIEILDGQGIVVRTMVSHIFTNYTDPACYMNRTDLHGLLKEGERLSGAFIAVAPDSLNDLYKAVKEVPTVAGVLDIQAAEKNFRELVTEHTKIMRLMNSIFGALIAVGVIYNAALIALAESGRDLATLRVIGFSHREVSLILIGELAGLTLMAIPVGLPIGILFSYFATLALDTETHRFPLVIHRSTFAYAATIILIASSTSAWVVSRMLRRMELVSVLKVKVS; translated from the coding sequence ATGCGAATCAAATCCCTGCCTCGCAATTGGTATGGTGATTCGATGCGTTACCTCGACCGAATGCTATGGTACGATTTGAAGAGACTCTGGCGGCAAGAGCTTGCGATCGCAATTCTCGTCGCGTGCGGAACTGCAATCTTCATCATGGCGACCAGCTCGACACTCTCGGTCGAGACAAGTCAAAAGCGTTACTACACCGCCTACCGCTTCGCAGATCTTTTCGCAGGCCTAACTCGAGCTCCGATGTCGATGAAGGATCGGATCGAGGAGATTCCGGGAGTCGCGACGGCGCAGTGCCGCATCGAACACGCCTCGCTGATCGATATGCAGTCGATGGTCGAACCAGTTTCATGCCGCCTCGTTTCGATCGACCGAGATGCCGCATCTGACTTAAACGGAATCTGCCTGCGAATGGGTCGGCTCCCTGCCCCGGAACAGGAAAAGGAAGTCGTCGCGAGCGAATTGTTTGCCACTGCCCATGGATTGCTACCGGGAGATTCGATCGATGTCACGATGGACGGACGTAGGGATACGCTTCGCATCGTCGGAATCGGTATGTCGCCGGAATATGTGTACGCGGTGCAACCTGGATTGCTTCTCTCCGACAATCGACGCTTTGGCATCCTTTGGATGTCGCGCAAAGCCATGGAAGGGGCCTTCAACATGGAAGGGGCCTTTAATAGCATCGCCATTCGCCTGGAAGCTTTCGCCTCGGAGAAACAAGTTGTTTTTGAACTTGATCGTCTGCTAAAGCCTTTTGGTTCCTGGGGGGCATATACGCGAGAAGATCAATCGTCCCATCGACGACTCTCCGATGAGATGCATCAGATGCGAGCCATGGCCTATGTCCCTCCCTCGATCTTCCTCGCAGTCTCTTCCTTTCTCGTCAATTTGGTTCTCTCTCGATTGGTGCATCAACAAAAGGACCAGATCGCGGCCCTTCGCGCATTTGGGTTCACCCAGTGGGAATTGGCCGTTCACTATGCGAAGCTCATGCTAGTCCCGGTCTTGGTCGGTTGTTCCATCGGAAGTATTGTCGGGATTCGAACCTCTTGGTGGATGGTGGATATCTATGCCATTTTCTTCCGCTTTCCGGTGATGGAATATCGCATTGCCTACACCGAAGCTCTTCTCGCCATCCTGGTTTCTGTTCTCGCGGCAATTCTCGGAGGGGCGAATGCGATTCGTACCGTTGTTAAGCTTCAGCCCGCAGAAGCGATGAGACCGGACACGCCGAAAGCATACGGAAAACTGTTCGTCGATCGCATGGGATTGGGCTGGTCCATGTCGACGATGACGCGCATGATTCTTCGACGATTGACCGGGAATCCCGGAACGACGGCACTCTCCGTATTAGGAATCGCCATGGGAGTTGCGGTGCTCGTATTGGGCTCCTTCATGCGAGATACGATCGAGTTTGTTCTTGAAGTGCAGTTTGGAAGATCGCAGCGTCAAGACGTCATGCTCACCTTCAACGACACCCTTTCGGCCGACTCGATATACGATGTGTCCCATCTCCCAGGCGTTCACCAAGTCGAACCGTTTCGCAGCGTCGCTGTAAAAGTCCGAAATGGAACGGCCCAACACCGGCTCTCCCTCATGGGGTTGGAACCGGAACCCTTCCTTTATCGCGTACTCGATGCAGACAATCGGCCAGTATCGTTTCCACCCAACGGCGGTGTGACCATCACCGAAAAACTCGCAGAGATCCTTCATGTGCAGCGTGGAGAATCGGTCGACATCGAGATCCTGGACGGACAGGGAATTGTTGTTCGTACCATGGTGTCCCATATATTCACCAATTACACAGACCCAGCCTGTTACATGAATCGCACAGACCTGCACGGGCTTCTCAAGGAAGGGGAACGACTCTCCGGTGCGTTTATCGCGGTCGCCCCCGATTCCCTGAATGACCTCTATAAGGCGGTGAAAGAAGTTCCGACGGTTGCTGGTGTTCTCGATATTCAAGCCGCCGAAAAGAACTTTCGGGAGCTGGTAACCGAACACACCAAAATCATGCGACTAATGAATTCCATCTTTGGTGCCCTGATCGCCGTTGGCGTCATTTATAACGCGGCCCTGATTGCCCTCGCTGAAAGCGGACGAGATCTAGCGACCCTGCGGGTCATCGGCTTTTCCCATCGCGAAGTCTCCCTCATCCTGATTGGAGAATTGGCAGGTCTCACGCTCATGGCGATTCCTGTCGGATTGCCGATCGGCATCTTGTTCTCCTACTTTGCAACGCTGGCTCTCGATACCGAAACACATCGATTCCCCTTGGTCATCCATCGGTCCACGTTTGCGTACGCAGCGACGATTATCCTAATCGCTTCTTCGACATCCGCATGGGTCGTTAGCCGCATGCTCCGCCGAATGGAGCTTGTATCCGTATTGAAAGTAAAAGTCTCTTGA
- a CDS encoding BatA domain-containing protein, protein MQFLFQPLAWGFLLVLVPLLIHLINMVRHRRTEWAAMEFLLESYRKHRRWVWLKQALLIASRMMAVAIAVAMLAQWVSGSKWLSWVSQSTTHHYFILDDSASMGDTGSGGSAYQSALGAIQTILNAAPSREGNHLVSVVRASRAFAAQSGKKSPASSSQTSSSESIDAKPSVTADAVADLLARSVPSDPSSMMSRLIGTQPSAIDAPLHEAIALVRPVMEQSVGEKAVLYLLSDYRIKDWQSNANLQQQLLALPKGESELQLIDCSPVRHENLTIASIAPQQEVLVAGVPALINIMVRNEGVSPARNVTVRVLATDYSGSDLEQKPTASYSGLTTELPPLLIDRIEPGESVTRHTQVLFPKSGSHVVEAQLPPDPLQADNRAHCVLDLQDGLRVLLIDGDPTGKHSFFIESALDPGGTAKTGLLMTREGPEFLRDADPSALESYACILMQAVPGLDGRALENLHTYVSRGGGLAVFFGELMTDADYARYNAGWTKAPIGASDSTPLMPFQILGMATLPRSSDAGVPDMVAEQHPIFEPLLGLSNSPFQFVRVDRFVDLDGSLFVPSERGSESVSKTWKTVLALRNQKPLMIDHSVGNGRVLFTMTALDRQWTNWPQDPTFVVAALKMVGYLSSFRGMDTSKVAGTPMRWDFSSQEMLPEVQVICPPLAGSTLRPILSINAAPSGESSLASVIDSSRSGETEESIRAILNAGVYEWWGTSTQGDRVVRNMARNVSPLEGAFEKIANPDLNRELAGIPFSYRSVDAVGATTTLAGFANRNMLLMVMLLMLLLFEQWLAWSASYHLPSK, encoded by the coding sequence ATGCAGTTTTTGTTTCAACCCTTAGCATGGGGATTTTTGCTGGTCCTGGTGCCGCTTCTTATCCACCTCATCAATATGGTTCGCCATCGTCGAACCGAGTGGGCTGCGATGGAGTTCTTGCTGGAGAGCTACCGCAAGCATCGTCGTTGGGTGTGGCTCAAGCAAGCGTTATTAATCGCTTCGCGCATGATGGCCGTCGCTATTGCGGTCGCCATGTTGGCGCAATGGGTGAGCGGCTCGAAGTGGCTGTCTTGGGTAAGCCAATCCACCACGCATCATTACTTCATCCTCGACGATTCCGCTTCGATGGGGGACACCGGATCGGGGGGAAGTGCCTACCAATCCGCGCTTGGGGCGATTCAGACGATTCTCAATGCCGCGCCTTCGCGGGAAGGGAATCACTTGGTCAGCGTGGTCCGGGCCTCAAGAGCCTTCGCGGCCCAATCTGGCAAGAAGTCTCCCGCCAGCAGTTCGCAGACCAGCAGTTCGGAATCTATCGATGCAAAGCCATCGGTCACGGCCGACGCGGTGGCCGATCTTCTCGCGCGATCGGTCCCGTCCGACCCGTCGAGCATGATGTCCCGGTTGATTGGGACGCAGCCGAGCGCCATCGACGCCCCCCTTCATGAAGCGATCGCTTTAGTGCGACCGGTCATGGAGCAATCGGTGGGGGAGAAGGCGGTGCTGTATCTCTTGAGCGACTATCGTATCAAAGATTGGCAGAGCAATGCAAATCTGCAGCAGCAGCTTCTCGCATTGCCTAAGGGTGAGTCCGAACTGCAACTCATCGACTGCTCCCCGGTCCGGCATGAGAACTTGACCATCGCCTCGATCGCCCCACAGCAAGAAGTGCTCGTTGCGGGTGTTCCTGCGTTGATCAACATTATGGTTCGCAACGAAGGGGTTTCACCGGCTCGAAACGTAACGGTCCGCGTGTTGGCGACCGACTACAGTGGAAGCGACTTGGAGCAGAAACCGACCGCTTCCTATTCCGGTTTAACCACGGAACTGCCTCCATTGCTTATCGACCGAATCGAACCAGGTGAATCGGTCACGCGGCACACGCAGGTTTTGTTTCCCAAGAGCGGCTCCCATGTGGTCGAAGCCCAGTTGCCCCCCGATCCATTGCAGGCTGATAACCGAGCGCACTGCGTTTTGGATTTGCAGGATGGCTTGCGAGTGTTGCTCATCGATGGGGATCCGACCGGGAAGCACTCATTCTTCATCGAGTCGGCCCTGGATCCGGGCGGGACGGCGAAAACCGGATTGTTGATGACCCGCGAAGGGCCTGAGTTTCTGCGGGACGCGGATCCTTCTGCACTGGAAAGTTACGCTTGTATCCTGATGCAAGCTGTTCCCGGATTGGACGGTCGGGCATTGGAGAATCTTCACACGTATGTTTCGCGAGGCGGAGGTTTAGCAGTCTTCTTCGGCGAGCTCATGACCGATGCGGACTATGCTCGATACAACGCGGGGTGGACCAAAGCTCCCATCGGTGCATCGGATTCGACCCCCCTGATGCCATTCCAGATCCTTGGGATGGCGACGCTCCCACGGTCCAGCGATGCAGGGGTGCCCGATATGGTTGCGGAACAGCATCCCATCTTTGAGCCTTTATTGGGATTGAGCAATTCTCCGTTTCAATTTGTCCGAGTCGATCGATTTGTCGATCTCGACGGTTCGCTGTTTGTCCCCTCCGAGCGAGGCAGCGAATCGGTTTCGAAGACTTGGAAAACGGTCCTGGCGCTGCGGAATCAGAAGCCCCTGATGATCGATCATTCTGTCGGCAATGGGCGAGTCCTGTTCACCATGACCGCTTTGGACCGACAGTGGACGAATTGGCCGCAAGACCCCACGTTTGTCGTCGCCGCGTTGAAGATGGTTGGATATCTGTCATCCTTTCGTGGGATGGACACGTCCAAGGTTGCAGGAACCCCTATGCGGTGGGATTTTTCGTCGCAGGAGATGCTTCCCGAGGTGCAAGTGATTTGTCCCCCGTTGGCTGGTTCGACGCTTCGACCAATTTTGAGTATCAATGCGGCCCCTTCCGGTGAATCCTCTCTGGCGTCCGTAATCGACTCGAGCCGCAGTGGGGAAACCGAGGAGTCGATTCGCGCTATCCTCAATGCGGGAGTATACGAGTGGTGGGGAACATCGACTCAGGGGGATCGAGTTGTTCGGAATATGGCGAGAAACGTATCGCCGTTGGAAGGAGCATTTGAAAAGATTGCCAATCCGGATCTCAATCGAGAGCTCGCTGGGATCCCTTTCAGCTACAGATCGGTGGATGCAGTGGGTGCCACGACCACTCTCGCTGGATTTGCCAATCGCAACATGCTTCTTATGGTCATGCTTTTAATGTTGCTCCTCTTCGAGCAATGGCTGGCTTGGAGCGCCTCGTACCATCTCCCTTCGAAATAG
- a CDS encoding ABC transporter ATP-binding protein: MDTSLLDMASDAVFRVRGVTKVYPMGEVSVHALRGVDLDLFAGEFVVILGASGSGKSTLLNILGGLDVPTSGSVHFRDHDLTQSDESERTLFRRDHVGFVFQFYNLIAGLTAFENVALVADIAKNPLPPIEALRLVGLEERRDHYPSQLSGGEQQRIAIARAIGKRPDVLLCDEPTGALDVRTGVIVLEAIANVNRQLGTLTVVITHNASIAQMADRVISMTDGRISAIERNANQIPASQLVW, from the coding sequence ATGGACACAAGCTTGCTAGATATGGCATCGGATGCAGTGTTTCGCGTGCGAGGTGTAACGAAGGTCTACCCGATGGGGGAGGTTTCGGTTCACGCGCTGCGCGGGGTCGATCTCGATCTGTTTGCAGGGGAATTCGTGGTGATCCTCGGTGCATCTGGGAGCGGCAAGTCGACTTTGCTCAATATCCTTGGAGGGCTCGATGTTCCGACTTCAGGGAGTGTCCACTTTCGGGATCATGACCTTACCCAGTCCGACGAAAGTGAGAGAACCCTGTTCCGGAGAGACCATGTTGGATTTGTATTCCAATTCTACAACTTGATCGCCGGCCTCACCGCGTTCGAGAACGTCGCCTTGGTCGCCGACATTGCGAAGAATCCGCTCCCCCCGATCGAGGCCTTGCGATTGGTGGGGCTGGAGGAACGAAGAGATCATTACCCATCTCAACTTTCCGGTGGGGAACAGCAGCGAATCGCGATTGCCCGAGCAATCGGCAAACGCCCCGATGTCTTGCTTTGCGATGAACCGACCGGCGCTCTGGATGTCCGAACCGGCGTGATCGTTTTGGAAGCGATCGCGAATGTCAATCGCCAGCTCGGAACCCTCACGGTGGTCATCACGCACAATGCGTCGATCGCCCAAATGGCCGATCGCGTTATCTCAATGACCGACGGACGCATCTCGGCAATCGAACGGAATGCGAATCAAATCCCTGCCTCGCAATTGGTATGGTGA
- a CDS encoding efflux RND transporter periplasmic adaptor subunit has translation MKRLREKMPWLFAAVILIALLVYGYWPRPVLVDLAAVKRGSIAMTVDDDGETRIRERYRIAAPVTGKLLRLELHAGDRVERGTTELMQILPMDPALLDARTVAESQARLAAADAAIEESQSLLASAESAAQLAEDAYQRANALHKTKSIATSEWEEAEHDHRAAQANLRSAKFRSLVRNYERDIAKAALLKVSNFSETPTDLPFKIISPIDGAVLRVLQEDSSVVAAGTPILEIGDPRDLELQIDVLSNYAVAIEPGATVTIEHWGGPKPLHAKVRVVEPSAFLKVSALGVEEKRVRVIADFLEPWEERQTLGDGYRIEARITLRESDPQSLHVPAGAVFELAGKRYVFRSRANRVERVEVSIGDSNGRQTEIRSGLKEGDRIILHPPDTLREGDIIEAAPSSSQIDALN, from the coding sequence TTGAAACGACTTCGTGAAAAAATGCCGTGGCTTTTTGCTGCGGTGATCTTGATTGCTCTGTTGGTCTACGGGTACTGGCCTCGCCCCGTGTTGGTCGACTTGGCGGCAGTGAAACGTGGCAGCATCGCCATGACCGTCGACGATGACGGAGAAACTCGCATTCGAGAACGTTATCGCATTGCAGCACCAGTGACGGGCAAACTCTTGCGGCTAGAACTTCATGCAGGGGATCGTGTCGAACGAGGTACCACCGAGCTGATGCAAATCCTTCCCATGGACCCCGCCCTGCTCGACGCTCGAACGGTTGCGGAAAGCCAAGCGAGATTGGCCGCAGCCGATGCGGCCATCGAGGAATCGCAATCCCTCCTCGCGAGCGCCGAATCCGCAGCTCAATTGGCGGAGGATGCCTACCAACGCGCCAATGCCCTCCACAAAACCAAATCCATCGCGACTTCCGAATGGGAGGAAGCGGAACACGACCATCGCGCGGCACAAGCCAATTTACGCTCCGCCAAGTTTCGGTCACTCGTTCGCAACTACGAACGAGACATCGCCAAGGCGGCACTGCTCAAAGTCTCGAACTTCAGCGAGACCCCGACGGATTTGCCTTTTAAAATAATCTCGCCAATAGATGGTGCCGTCCTGCGTGTCCTACAAGAGGACTCAAGCGTCGTGGCCGCTGGAACGCCGATTTTAGAAATCGGCGACCCTCGAGATTTGGAACTGCAAATCGACGTTCTTTCCAACTACGCAGTCGCCATCGAACCCGGTGCCACTGTAACGATTGAACATTGGGGTGGACCGAAGCCCTTGCATGCCAAAGTACGTGTCGTCGAACCCTCCGCCTTCCTCAAAGTCTCCGCGCTCGGTGTGGAGGAAAAACGGGTTCGCGTCATCGCCGACTTCCTCGAACCTTGGGAAGAACGACAGACCCTCGGAGATGGCTATCGGATCGAGGCGCGCATCACACTGCGAGAAAGCGACCCACAGTCTTTGCATGTTCCCGCCGGCGCGGTGTTTGAGCTCGCGGGCAAGCGATACGTGTTTCGAAGTCGAGCCAACCGAGTAGAACGGGTCGAAGTTTCCATCGGGGATTCCAACGGAAGGCAGACCGAGATCCGCTCCGGTTTGAAGGAAGGGGATCGAATTATCCTGCACCCCCCCGACACGCTGCGAGAAGGGGACATCATCGAAGCTGCTCCCTCCTCATCACAAATCGATGCACTGAATTAG